A portion of the Bacteroidota bacterium genome contains these proteins:
- a CDS encoding DUF3857 domain-containing protein → MASCKFFYIPLIFSFGIQTGLANAPSDSLADAGWKAWQLPDYALAEKQFRGSVEADPANSRGYAGLALLKNFQEQYPECWEALEKFSGKEPNIYPYIFSFWQTLRFRLYRQLRNTDLLEYLAKLSDGGDDRGTLRAQADEALEDFYREKHDLSTANKYHDKIHAISDWLLLGPFENLSASGYDKVYPPELAFNRDTVYEGKGGVPAAWFPIASPVPSTWVDFTKHFGFKNSIFYANTFVYSPTKRSVYFRVGTSGSFQAFLNDEKILEYFDENNNDLDTYVAVTDLQEGWNRVLIKCGYSEIDKCNFLVRITDEHGGNIGGLRVSADAKSYTPKPSAPVTLLENPFEAYFKQQLDLYPDRGENYALLAQLYLRDDKAPQAERVLRTALSRWPRCPLFYTLLMEAYQRGKKTDEVEELVGKLSSIDGELPQVLNFKIGEALNNEEYQKVEDLLAQLRSHHYDPEFVYQVEMGLLGKEKEVDKLVSLAAEACAKYPLNWEFANLQALIESEIRHDPGKAAEVVGDYLSRSYGLTQVYTMANYYLKAGKLDEWESAMNDALEFAPTSTGYVYSMGLEYQLSKNFSKAEEAFHHALALCPNSGVYWSKLAEVYKSTGRIDEARTAYRTALKYDSRDFDAREALRELEGKKPIFAAFTSLNIDSLVNAAPDKKEYENDDAVILLDDAKRVVFEHGASMVANEMLVKVFDSRGIDAWKQYSISYNSYNEALAIEKAVTVKKDGTEVKADVSNGDVVFKSLEPNDCLYLKWKIKNYYSGMLAKHFWDTHSFNGFFPFRVSRYSLMVPNEAQFNHRTQFIDDSPTVRHTDEAVIYEWEAKNEPSIRYESGMPVLRDVGKMLFVSSVPSWDYISNWYSDLARTKTRSAAEVQDQVAALFDGKKNLSEAEKVKTIYDYITENIRYSSVSFRQSAYVPQRARDVLVQRLGDCKDMATLCISMLNEAGVKAHFVLVNTWDNGFIGNILPGVEFNHCIVGVELKGGVKYIDLTGAYFSVGSVPPAVNGAFALAIEDTTRAPMHLALKQFDPSTIMRTSTAVLHNDNSMLFVCTTRRTGTPSAIMRYHYRGKSKDEQIKKLTEIISTDYPNIAVKDISIKDLDRLDTVLEDRQEFTVPQFISDVGSFKLIHLPWTDKLSLSEALSYETRKYPYVLRNPMDSLVETLEVQLPSGYALQEIPKSISLSCPAGTYSVEYKYADGVIAAKRTFVTAKSIVNPDEYQEYKKFYNQALKEDNRQLLLAKTE, encoded by the coding sequence ATGGCCTCCTGCAAATTCTTTTACATTCCCCTTATCTTTTCCTTCGGAATTCAGACCGGATTAGCGAATGCCCCTTCCGATAGCCTTGCAGACGCAGGCTGGAAAGCATGGCAACTACCTGATTATGCGCTTGCCGAGAAGCAATTTCGCGGATCGGTCGAGGCTGATCCGGCGAACTCGAGGGGGTATGCGGGGCTTGCGCTCCTCAAAAATTTTCAGGAACAATATCCGGAATGCTGGGAAGCTCTCGAGAAATTTTCGGGCAAGGAGCCGAACATCTACCCGTACATTTTTTCGTTCTGGCAGACTCTCCGGTTTAGGCTGTACAGGCAGCTCCGAAACACGGATCTCCTCGAATACCTGGCCAAGCTTTCAGACGGCGGCGATGACCGGGGCACTCTTCGGGCACAGGCGGACGAAGCGCTCGAGGATTTTTACCGTGAGAAACACGATCTCTCTACAGCGAATAAATATCACGATAAGATCCATGCGATCAGCGATTGGTTGCTGCTCGGTCCGTTTGAAAACCTCTCCGCCTCGGGGTACGACAAGGTCTATCCCCCCGAGCTCGCCTTCAACCGCGACACCGTCTACGAGGGGAAGGGGGGAGTTCCCGCGGCATGGTTCCCCATCGCCTCTCCCGTTCCAAGCACGTGGGTTGATTTTACCAAACATTTCGGTTTCAAAAATTCGATCTTCTACGCGAACACCTTCGTCTATTCGCCAACGAAAAGAAGCGTGTACTTCCGCGTCGGAACGTCCGGATCTTTTCAGGCCTTCCTCAACGATGAAAAAATTCTGGAGTATTTCGATGAGAACAATAACGACCTTGACACGTATGTTGCCGTGACGGACCTGCAGGAAGGATGGAACCGGGTACTCATCAAATGCGGATACTCTGAAATCGACAAATGTAACTTCCTTGTCCGCATTACCGATGAACATGGAGGGAACATCGGCGGGCTCCGGGTCTCGGCCGATGCAAAAAGCTACACTCCTAAGCCGTCAGCTCCGGTGACTCTCCTGGAGAATCCATTCGAGGCTTATTTTAAGCAGCAGTTGGATCTCTACCCGGACCGCGGCGAAAATTATGCGCTCCTCGCCCAGCTCTATCTTCGCGATGATAAAGCACCGCAGGCGGAGCGCGTTCTTCGAACGGCGCTTTCGCGGTGGCCCCGTTGTCCTCTTTTTTACACGCTCCTGATGGAAGCATACCAACGGGGAAAGAAGACCGACGAAGTTGAAGAATTGGTCGGAAAGCTTTCATCGATCGACGGCGAGCTTCCTCAAGTGCTGAATTTCAAGATCGGGGAAGCGCTCAACAACGAGGAGTATCAGAAAGTGGAAGATCTGCTCGCCCAGCTCAGGAGTCATCATTACGACCCTGAATTTGTCTACCAGGTCGAAATGGGCCTTTTGGGAAAAGAGAAGGAGGTCGACAAGCTCGTCTCACTGGCAGCAGAAGCGTGCGCCAAGTATCCGCTGAATTGGGAATTCGCGAACCTGCAGGCCTTGATCGAATCCGAAATCCGTCATGACCCGGGAAAGGCAGCCGAAGTGGTCGGTGATTATCTTTCGAGGAGCTATGGACTCACCCAGGTATACACGATGGCAAATTATTATCTGAAGGCGGGCAAGCTGGACGAATGGGAGTCCGCTATGAACGACGCGCTCGAGTTTGCTCCGACCTCAACGGGATACGTGTATTCGATGGGGCTCGAGTATCAACTCTCCAAGAATTTTTCAAAAGCAGAGGAGGCATTCCATCATGCGCTCGCGCTGTGTCCCAATAGCGGTGTTTATTGGTCAAAACTTGCGGAGGTCTATAAGTCCACCGGCCGGATCGATGAGGCAAGAACTGCCTACCGGACGGCACTGAAATATGATTCACGCGACTTCGATGCCCGCGAAGCGCTGCGGGAGCTGGAAGGAAAGAAGCCGATCTTTGCGGCATTTACCTCACTCAATATCGACAGTCTTGTCAATGCGGCCCCCGATAAGAAAGAATACGAAAACGACGATGCCGTTATCCTTCTGGACGACGCGAAGCGGGTAGTGTTCGAACACGGAGCGTCGATGGTGGCGAATGAAATGCTGGTAAAAGTATTTGATTCGAGAGGGATCGATGCCTGGAAGCAGTACTCCATCAGCTACAACAGCTATAACGAGGCGTTAGCGATCGAGAAAGCGGTAACGGTTAAAAAGGACGGGACGGAAGTGAAGGCAGATGTCAGCAACGGGGACGTCGTGTTCAAGTCGCTCGAGCCGAATGACTGTCTGTACCTGAAATGGAAGATAAAAAATTACTACAGCGGCATGCTTGCGAAGCATTTCTGGGATACTCATTCGTTCAATGGATTCTTCCCGTTCCGCGTAAGCCGGTATTCGCTCATGGTGCCGAACGAGGCGCAGTTCAACCATCGAACGCAATTCATCGACGACAGCCCCACCGTACGGCATACGGACGAAGCGGTCATTTACGAATGGGAGGCGAAAAATGAACCTTCCATTCGGTATGAAAGCGGAATGCCGGTCCTGCGCGATGTGGGGAAAATGCTGTTCGTCTCGAGCGTCCCTTCGTGGGATTATATCTCCAACTGGTACTCCGATCTCGCGCGCACCAAGACCCGGTCGGCGGCCGAGGTGCAGGACCAGGTCGCAGCGCTGTTCGACGGGAAAAAGAACTTATCGGAGGCAGAAAAGGTCAAGACGATCTACGATTATATTACGGAGAACATTCGTTACAGCAGCGTCTCATTCAGGCAGTCTGCGTATGTTCCGCAGCGGGCGCGCGATGTGTTGGTTCAGCGCCTCGGCGACTGCAAGGACATGGCAACGCTTTGCATCTCGATGTTGAACGAAGCCGGCGTCAAAGCTCACTTCGTCCTCGTCAATACCTGGGATAACGGATTCATCGGAAATATTCTCCCCGGCGTTGAGTTCAACCATTGCATCGTCGGCGTAGAGTTGAAAGGGGGGGTGAAATATATCGATCTCACCGGCGCCTATTTTTCCGTCGGCAGCGTTCCCCCCGCCGTCAACGGAGCATTCGCCCTTGCCATCGAGGATACAACGCGGGCTCCGATGCATCTTGCGCTCAAACAATTCGATCCGAGTACTATTATGCGAACGAGTACCGCGGTGCTTCACAACGATAACAGCATGCTGTTTGTGTGCACAACCCGGCGAACCGGGACGCCGAGTGCCATCATGCGTTATCACTACAGAGGGAAGAGCAAGGATGAACAAATCAAAAAACTGACCGAGATCATTAGCACAGATTACCCGAATATCGCGGTGAAAGATATCAGCATCAAAGACCTCGACAGGCTCGATACGGTGCTTGAAGACAGGCAGGAGTTCACCGTCCCCCAATTTATCTCCGATGTCGGCTCGTTCAAGCTTATTCATCTTCCGTGGACCGATAAACTCTCTCTATCGGAGGCGCTGTCGTACGAAACGCGAAAGTATCCTTACGTGCTGAGAAATCCGATGGATTCGCTGGTTGAAACCCTGGAGGT